From Rhodococcus antarcticus, the proteins below share one genomic window:
- a CDS encoding PucR family transcriptional regulator — translation MDPDAVRAVAEGAADDAGGVDPGLLGDFLPIVVEAASSGRRLRRGELTACGERGSAAALAGVPLRALIDLYLSACWRLWEVLDVVAEGDAVRVRAAGLAVLRAADDAVAALAEGFQLARNDLSRQQESTRRELFDTLLAGGPDAAAVTGRAADLGLDLTSPHAVLVARHERTFDDPSTTSVPRRLERALAGGHGDANPVVAVKNGLLVCIFAAPDTAAVALVGQRLARVLLQALPGGAAGRTWQAAVGRTLAGATSVRVSYEQACSALDLAERLRLETPVVDAAELVVYQVLLRDRAAVDELVTTVLGPLATARGGAGPLLETLDAYYATGGVSTATAARLHLSVRAVTYRLQRVRELLGADPTDPAQRFTMHAAVLAARLLRWPDVPLEQA, via the coding sequence GTGGATCCGGACGCGGTGCGGGCCGTCGCCGAGGGGGCGGCCGACGACGCGGGAGGGGTCGACCCCGGTCTGCTGGGGGACTTCCTGCCCATCGTCGTCGAGGCGGCGTCCTCGGGTCGGCGGCTGCGTCGTGGCGAGCTCACCGCGTGCGGCGAGCGCGGGTCGGCCGCAGCCCTGGCCGGGGTGCCGCTGCGCGCGTTGATCGACCTCTACCTCTCGGCGTGCTGGCGGCTGTGGGAGGTGCTCGACGTCGTGGCCGAGGGCGATGCCGTCCGGGTCCGGGCCGCGGGGCTCGCGGTGCTGCGGGCGGCCGACGACGCCGTGGCTGCGCTCGCCGAGGGCTTCCAGCTCGCCCGCAACGACCTCTCCCGCCAGCAGGAGTCCACCCGGCGCGAGCTGTTCGACACCCTGCTCGCCGGCGGGCCCGACGCTGCTGCGGTGACCGGTCGCGCCGCCGACCTCGGCCTGGACCTCACCAGTCCGCACGCGGTGCTCGTGGCCCGGCACGAGCGGACCTTCGACGACCCCTCCACCACCTCGGTACCGAGACGGCTCGAGCGCGCCCTGGCGGGGGGCCACGGGGACGCGAACCCTGTGGTGGCGGTGAAGAACGGCCTGCTGGTGTGCATCTTCGCCGCCCCCGACACCGCCGCCGTCGCGCTCGTCGGGCAGCGGCTGGCGCGCGTGCTGCTCCAGGCCCTGCCGGGCGGTGCGGCGGGGCGGACCTGGCAGGCGGCGGTGGGGCGCACCCTGGCCGGGGCCACCTCGGTGCGGGTGTCCTACGAGCAGGCCTGCAGCGCGCTCGACCTCGCGGAGCGCCTGCGGCTGGAGACGCCGGTGGTGGATGCCGCCGAGCTGGTCGTCTACCAGGTGCTGCTGCGCGACCGGGCCGCGGTCGACGAGCTCGTCACCACCGTGCTCGGCCCGCTGGCCACCGCCCGCGGCGGGGCCGGCCCCCTGCTGGAGACCCTCGACGCCTACTACGCCACGGGCGGGGTGTCCACGGCGACCGCGGCGCGCCTGCACCTCTCGGTGCGCGCGGTGACCTACCGGCTGCAGCGGGTGCGCGAGCTCCTGGGCGCCGATCCCACCGACCCGGCCCAGCGCTTCACGATGCACGCCGCGGTGCTCGCGGCGCGCCTGCTGCGCTGGCCGGACGTACCGCTGGAGCAGGCCTGA